A genomic stretch from Anopheles nili chromosome X, idAnoNiliSN_F5_01, whole genome shotgun sequence includes:
- the LOC128728962 gene encoding microtubule-associated protein futsch yields the protein MIIRSSSLFGLDYHMMAVLVIAIALVLVPAAHSAPMYESDQTELENYGESTGCYYNYNHYGEGDRIMTNEPCLNCTCHDRMLMCYLRVCPFTKAIGQDCTIEKREDQCCPVITCPEVEVQLVDHQTTASPSMGASSTEVGALDQYGCSISGRFYPEGAQVPSNPQKPCELCYCIRNMTTCVMQECTLHIDGCQPIYNKGVCCPVRYDCDHDRDSTPLLDDESTTTVRPTPGFILTTTVLPSISTDCTHNGETYADGALIMTEKPCEHCYCMRGDIVCAVQECGTPLENEGKNCTALPPAAGQCCPDKYICDGGAASMHTTTAASVPTPAADDATEEQDEQEKQDEQEKLDEQEKLDEQDEQEAEPVATATQPSLESSTTPQKEHDGGLDQKIDDDEDEDDKQQHVVPQLDDDSAEDDEVPETAEDVRPLTTARPDLDDEVESDHIPGHVGPHEHEDDTQKETGTTLAANEPAPLTTVRPAMSQTTLGDSLEQSEATTEHVREDESSSDVTVAPTRDVEQDSGEPLQEQDDVEEVAMAAATTKASFDKADMIESTTVADEEVSEPQPTTTRPMLEPIGSADEKENEIGDHHEDTSESDQTEPARDDVPETQDEQTEEDDEQEPSATTAAPEQEQDSGEPETHTYLPPGSAAVPEQTKPEMSSDKKEAANKADDQPPAPVEQDFVELPPAVVVTELPPVPTSSDELFTTEQTPEPPKDEILPNMPLEADSHVLPDAMTTEHTPAFGDRKEDEGQQQLEDDREQDAQNVPVKAGMDEPVEMNTVIPLEMDGQKVQPVDSEPSKQDDHEHDQVPEHDPLDHTDDEDDDTQSGEVQEHVTPAREDTRPAVPSDDEQSEVDESPDKLFPESIPGEGDCLVDGVTFSNGASVPPSGKCQVACHCSNSIVHCEMVRCDAAPSDDCVPKATLPGECCPSFSCPKQPPATLRPTAESTEASTESESTSEEEQQSADVSESDVADSDVSVGSSEAPTTATADSQSTSTDEEQDEDDEASKPSEAESDSWDVDDDAFKPLRPTKQPNLEEMHINFFGGNRPTTASYPDPIILSTAGTTLAPEPTTTKAEYGQEAAYTTTKPEYGQEAAYTTTKPEYGQEAAYTTTPAVAVTSKGETDKEDEKETVGSEYAPDVADDDHKPEPEQDEPVELTTAKVFEESSTTLSSKGSEVSAHDDLGKPESVPVGVEQDETEQDEEEDDKEQKLATTPVVVSADEQQEVTEPSREGTTAGPHAVEKDEEQDAAVPTTVRSVEEGVGHEQPHHDGDEEQNEIASTTVRVDKPTPVADEEKLPAAEVTTSRTEDDESSTERDEAEQVTVQDTKRKTSISTEAPTTVADQDEERDQPAATTSTSFPVESDHGDAAQDEEKQTSAPASMDESEQAGTSAPTMQPEHSSGQDEYQPAATTQATVPERDVEDEDGQAPAQPVSADDEIEERPTTDSGVTQSTTMVPKAEGDQALGAGDELIFRVDDEEDKKPIVKPTLDEVTPSKEDVKPTHDEVAPSQDEIKPTFVETKPSKVDEESDDDNLISPIGDAEQDGGLHFPQEDDESDQDLQPIFKPTLDESEQHAAVPLPVEIPQETMPLEPVDQIKEHDDAQQGTTVESEPTPAVTSAPSTVMPQVPEQDREQVSPAQHEDEPESNEIEADVQEVAAPAKKPVQEPVPVYDEVEESEQQTVAPSSTTHRAEPTTVAQELESEMQPTTAAPISDDVPVKVQDEQSEKDESVAEEQPATTTQSAAADVTSAMEQDQQEKEQDEKPEEQPAHEDERPTTARTPAADDAQDEESNDLPVSTPVADKAAEDEQAPELMPEHDDVKDEDEQKPLVEHDGEDDDTPAATTPQVFTQPEKQDDSETDEQVPESDDLSEQSQQATTPRGEDAAVEEGDRTTPAAAADSKQTPAIVMDRQTTLAPVQDSAESDDDESDEQKPAVDDATHTDSEEDEQEDTEPQAVTTVKVPVAHAAADDSDESMQAADETASPVPTTAAPFEQQEDDHKPEHDDTEHDEDERTPTTSAPALEQDGQQVQQFESDDSAAPAAPMEDEVEFEPEEQSFTTTGPKVAEEQDKLSTAAPELDEPEKDESEKDEPEKDESEKDESEKDDSEKEHLKPEADKEEESHDDVQMTTVASEASADDSHKEQPATSEADQPEVDDELPSTTFETPVRTGAEESADDMAPAEEKPAEEKPFDKKPFDEDVYEDVSTVAAPMATHDESGKPEADSHDDEPTAQEPSSTAAPVTTAPTADEAVEQEMDQEVKVPAMDAKPTEEEDLQAPTTVAAAPAEPERDQVTDGEKPLPAEDEQAGDQVTTSAPESDDEKLQQPVSTDAPHVAQDPSKDTATSEEEQDDVEQPQTDDLNADDDSSEEDDSPAVQFTTTVPQKAVTVEDIAGSTPKDMTAEEATPKPEVYTTQAPASDSQVTEQHTTVRQKDEAVTTEASAPSSTGAVHLQPEDKVGTTSAPVSTQGVEQEHSEAPELSSTSTASTTSKTTVQDEEEPARETAKPTAAPAQPDEQSQTTVAPVVLDDKQDEKLDEKLDDKQDDKSTEKPVIPAAADDDLLQKPQGAHHEDSEDESEPQTAVKPTFPDDATSDGEDDDQQKVQEPVSVSDETGVSAKPDQQPSPQPETVGPSYGAPGQHYDSGYGHMPPHYPPSSYEDDYGEEEDPAAFGPGTCRYGGKLYVSAQQIPRDDPCDFCFCFRSDIICLQQSCPPPISGCNEEPISGFCCPRYECPVSMATVLNVTTSTTTTTTTLPPHFLSHAYKGHVQKRGCQIQGKAYNVGEAVASASGPCMRCTCGGDGQMQCEPKACSPEPMLQQMIAVAASRRR from the exons ATGATTATCAGGAGTTCGAGCCTGTTCGGGCTCGACTACCACATGATGGCGGTATTAGTGATAGCGATAGCATTAGTGCTCGTACCGGCGGCCCACAGCG CCCCAATGTACGAGAGTGATCAGACCGAGCTGGAAAACTACGGCGAATCGACCGGCTGCTACTACAACTACAACCACTACGGCGAAGGCGATCGCATCATGACGAACGAACCGTGCCTCAACTGCACCTGTCACGATCGCATGCTGATGTGTTACCTGCGCGTCTGCCCGTTCACGAAGGCGATCGGGCAGGACTGCACCATCGAGAAGCGAGAGGACCAGTGCTGTCCGGTGATCACCTGCCCGGAGGTGGAAGTACAGCTGGTTGACCACCAGACTACGGCAAGTCCGTCGATGGGCGCTTCCTCGACGGAGGTTGGAGCGTTGGATCAGTACGGTTGTTCGATTAGCGGTCGGTTCTACCCGGAGGGAGCTCAA GTGCCATCAAATCCACAGAAGCCGTGCGAGTTGTGCTACTGCATCCGCAACATGACCACCTGTGTAATGCAGGAGTGTACGCTGCACATCGACGGTTGCCAGCCGATCTACAACAAGGGTGTCTGCTGTCCAGTGAGATACGATTGCG ATCACGATAGGGATTCAACGCCGTTGTTGGATGACGAGAGCACCACCACGGTGCGTCCGACACCTGGGTTCATCCTGACGACCACCGTCTTGCCCTCAATATCCACGGACTGCACGCACAACGGTGAGACGTACGCAGATGGTGCGCTTATCATGACGGAGAAACCATGTGAACATTGCTACTGCATGCGTGGAGACATCGTGTGTGCCGTGCAGGAATGTGGAACGCCACTAGAGAACGAGGGTAAGAATTGTACTGCTCTACCACCAGCTGCAGGTCAGTGCTGCCCGGATAAGTATATCTGTGACGGTGGAGCTGCCTCTATGCATACAACGACTGCTGCTAGTGTGCCAACACCTGCCGCTGATGACGCAACGGAGGAGCAGGACGAACAAGAAAAGCAGGATGAGCAAGAAAAGCTTGATGAGCAAGAAAAGCTTGATGAGCAA GACGAACAGGAAGCGGAACCGGTAGCAACTGCGACCCAACCGAGCCTGGAGAGCTCCACCACGCCACAGAAGGAGCATGATGGTGGTTTGGATCAAAAGATcgacgatgatgaagatgaagatgatAAGCAGCAGCACGTCGTACCGCAGCTGGATGACGATAGCGCGGAAGATGATGAAGTCCCGGAGACGGCTGAAGACGTACGTCCGTTGACGACGGCTCGACCAGACCTGGATGATGAAGTCGAGAGTGATCACATCCCTGGACACGTTGGACCGCACGAACACGAGGACGATACGCAGAAGGAGACCGGAACGACGCTGGCTGCGAATGAACCAGCTCCTCTGACGACAGTGAGACCTGCGATGTCGCAGACCACTTTGGGAGACTCGCTAGAGCAAAGTGAGGCCACTACTGAGCATGTGCGGGAGGATGAGTCCAGCAGCGATGTAACCGTAGCACCAACTCGAGATGTCGAGCAAGACTCAGGTGAACCACTGCAGGAACAAGACGATGTCGAAGAAGTCGCAATGGCAGCTGCCACCACGAAGGCCAGCTTTGATAAGGCCGACATGATCGAGTCGACAACGGTTGCTGATGAGGAGGTCAGTGAGCCGCAGCCTACAACGACACGTCCTATGCTAGAACCAATTGGGAGTGcagatgaaaaggaaaatgaaatcgGAGACCATCACGAAGATACAAGCGAGTCGGATCAAACTGAACCCGCTCGGGACGATGTGCCGGAGACTCAAGATGAGCAGACTGAGGAGGATGACGAACAGGAGCCCAGCGCAACCACAGCCGCACCTGAGCAGGAGCAGGATTCCGGTGAGCCAGAAACGCACACCTATCTGCCACCAGGTAGTGCAGCGGTACCGGAACAGACTAAACCAGAGATGAGCTCAGACAAGAAAGAGGCTGCGAACAAGGCTGATGATCAACCACCAGCCCCTGTGGAGCAGGACTTCGTTGAGTTGCCTCCGGCGGTCGTCGTCACGGAGTTGCCACCAGTCCCGACCTCATCAGATGAGCTGTTCACGACGGAACAGACACCGGAACCACCGAAGGATGAGATTCTGCCGAACATGCCATTGGAGGCTGACTCGCACGTGCTGCCGGACGCGATGACGACTGAGCACACGCCAGCGTTTGGTGATCGTAAGGAAGATGAGGGTCAACAGCAGCTGGAAGACGATCGGGAACAGGACGCTCAAAATGTTCCGGTGAAGGCTGGTATGGATGAGCCGGTTGAGATGAACACCGTGATTCCGCTGGAGATGGACGGCCAGAAGGTGCAGCCTGTGGATAGCGAACCGAGCAAGCAAGATGATCACGAGCATGATCAGGTGCCTGAGCATGACCCGCTGGATCACACtgacgatgaagacgatgaCACGCAGAGTGGTGAGGTTCAAGAACACGTAACACCGGCACGTGAGGACACACGACCGGCAGTACCATCGGACGACGAACAGAGCGAGGTGGATGAAAGCCCGGATAAGCTGTTCCCGGAGTCGATCCCTGGCGAAGGTGATTGTCTGGTGGATGGTGTGACGTTTAGCAATGGTGCTAGTGTACCTCCAAGTGGCAAGTGTCAGGTGGCGTGCCACTGCTCGAACAGCATCGTACACTGCGAGATGGTGCGATGTGATGCGGCTCCAAGTGACGACTGTGTACCGAAGGCCACTCTGCCAGGTGAATGCTGCCCGAGCTTCAGCTGTCCGAAGCAACCTCCAGCGACGCTACGCCCAACGGCCGAATCGACAGAGGCGTCGACTGAGAGTGAATCCACAAGTGAAGAGGAGCAGCAGTCGGCGGACGTGAGCGAATCGGATGTGGCGGACAGTGATGTCTCAGTTGGTTCGTCAGAAGCGccaacaacggcaacggctGACTCGCAGTCTACCTCAACGGATGAGGAACaagatgaggatgatgaagCGAGCAAGCCTTCGGAGGCCGAGAGTGACAGCTGGGATGTGGATGACGACGCGTTCAAGCCACTGCGCCCGACAAAGCAACCGAATTTGGAGGAAATGCACATCAACTTCTTCGGTGGCAATCGCCCAACAACGGCGAGCTATCCGGATCCGATCATCTTGAGCACGGCAGGTACGACGCTTGCACCGGAACCGACAACCACCAAGGCTGAGTATGGACAGGAGGCAGCGTACACGACTACCAAGCCAGAGTACGGACAGGAAGCAGCGTACACGACTACGAAGCCAGAGTACGGACAGGAAGCAGCGTACACGACGACACCTGCTGTGGCTGTCACTTCGAAGGGTGAAACCGACAAGGAGGATGAGAAGGAAACTGTTGGATCAGAATATGCCCCAGATGTTGCGGATGATGATCATAAACCAGAACCAGAGCAAGACGAACCGGTAGAGTTGACCACTGCCAAGGTATTCGAGGAGAGCTCAACGACTCTGTCGTCCAAGGGCTCGGAAGTGAGTGCTCATGATGATCTCGGCAAGCCAGAATCAGTTCCTGTTGGTGTAGAGCAGGACGAAACCGAGCAGGATGAGGAAGAAGACGACAAGGAACAGAAACTCGCCACCACTCCGGTCGTTGTCAGTGCCGATGAGCAGCAGGAAGTCACCGAGCCGTCCCGTGAGGGAACGACTGCTGGTCCGCACGCCGTTGAGAAGGATGAAGAACAAGACGCTGCTGTTCCTACTACTGTTCGTTCGGTAGAAGAAGGTGTTGGACACGAGCAGCCGCATCATGATGGCGATGAGGAACAGAATGAAATTGCTAGCACGACTGTGCGTGTCGACAAACCTACACCAGTTGCGGATGAAGAGAAGCTGCCCGCGGCAGAAGTAACAACGTCCCGTACTGAGGATGATGAGTCATCCACTGAGCGAGACGAAGCGGAACAGGTGACAGTGCAAGATACCAAGCGCAAGACAAGCATCTCAACCGAGGCTCCGACCACTGTTGCTGACCAGGATGAGGAACGTGACCAACCAGCTGCTACGACGTCGACGTCGTTCCCTGTCGAGAGTGACCATGGAGATGCGGCACAGGACGAAGAGAAGCAAACATCAGCTCCCGCGTCGATGGATGAGTCGGAACAGGCTGGCACGAGTGCTCCAACGATGCAACCAGAACATTCGAGTGGGCAGGATGAATACCAACCTGCTGCCACCACTCAAGCTACCGTTCCTGAGCGTGACGTAGAGGACGAGGACGGCCAAGCACCTGCTCAGCCCGTCTCTGCGGACGATGAAATTGAAGAGCGCCCTACCACGGACTCAGGAGTAACACAAAGTACGACGATGGTACCGAAGGCAGAAGGGGATCAAGCTCTTGGAGCTGGTGATGAGCTGATCTTCCGCGTCGACGATGAAGAAGATAAGAAGCCAATCGTGAAGCCAACGCTGGATGAGGTGACACCATCGAAGGAGGACGTGAAACCGACGCACGATGAAGTGGCACCAAGCCAGgacgaaataaaaccgacGTTCGTCGAGACGAAGCCGTCCAAGGTAGATGAGGAGTCGGACGATGACAACCTGATCAGCCCGATTGGAGATGCCGAGCAGGATGGTGGCCTACACTTCCCGCAGGAGGATGATGAATCAGACCAGGATTTGCAGCCGATCTTCAAGCCTACTCTGGATGAGTCAGAGCAGCACGCAGCCGTTCCGCTGCCGGTGGAAATTCCGCAGGAAACGATGCCATTGGAACCAGTCGATCAGATTAAGGAGCACGATGACGCTCAACAGGGCACTACTGTCGAAAGTGAGCCAACACCGGCAGTGACGAGCGCACCAAGCACGGTTATGCCGCAGGTACCGGAGCAGGATCGTGAACAGGTCAGCCCAGCTCAGCATGAAGACGAACCAGAGAGCAACGAGATTGAAGCTGACGTCCAAGAAGTCGCTGCTCCGGCGAAGAAACCCGTCCAGGAACCGGTTCCAGTGTACGATGAGGTAGAAGAGTCGGAACAGCAGACGGTTGCGCCGAGCTCGACGACACACCGAGCTGAACCGACGACAGTTGCACAGGAGTTGGAGAGTGAAATGCAACCAACGACAGCGGCACCGATCAGTGACGATGTACCGGTGAAAGTACAGGACGAACAGAGTGAGAAGGATGAGTCAGTTGCTGAGGAGCAGCCGGCTACGACAACTCAATCTGCCGCTGCGGATGTGACTTCGGCTATGGAACAAGATCAGCAGGAGAAGGAACAAGACGAGAAGCCTGAAGAACAGCCAGCACATGAGGATGAACGACCAACGACAGCCCGTACACCAGCGGCAGATGACGCGCAGGATGAAGAGAGTAACGATCTCCCCGTTTCGACACCTGTCGCAGATAAGGCTGCCGAAGATGAACAAGCGCCGGAACTGATGCCAGAGCATGATGATGTGAAGGATGAGGATGAACAGAAACCGCTGGTTGAACATGATGGCGAAGATGACGACACGCCTGCCGCTACCACGCCTCAGGTGTTCACGCAGCCTGAAAAGCAAGATGATAGCGAAACTGACGAGCAGGTACCGGAGTCTGACGATTTGTCTGAACAGTCTCAGCAGGCGACTACACCGCGTGGTGAGGATGCCGCAGTCGAGGAGGGTGATCGCACCActcctgctgcagctgctgacAGCAAGCAAACACCCGCAATTGTAATGGATCGTCAAACAACGCTTGCACCAGTCCAAGACTCGGCAGagagcgatgatgatgaaagtgATGAGCAGAAGCCGGCCGTGGATGATGCGACTCACACTGATAGCGAAGAGGACGAGCAGGAAGATACGGAACCTCAAGCCGTAACGACTGTTAAAGTTCCAGTAGCCCACGCTGCTGCCGATGATTCAGATGAGTCGATGCAAGCTGCTGACGAAACCGCCTCGCCTGTGCCAACTACGGCAGCTCCGTTCGAACAACAGGAGGATGATCACAAACCAGAGCATGACGACACTGAACACGACGAAGACGAACGAACTCCCACGACTAGCGCACCAGCACTGGAACAGGATGGGCAACAAGTGCAGCAGTTTGAATCGGACGACAGTGCGGCTCCAGCTGCCCCTATGGAGGATGAGGTAGAGTTTGAGCCCGAAGAGCAGTCATTCACTACGACTGGACCGAAGGTTGCCGAAGAACAGGATAAACTGTCAACTGCTGCTCCGGAACTGGATGAGCCCGAGAAGGACGAGTCTGAGAAGGACGAGCCTGAGAAGGACGAGTCTGAGAAGGACGAGTCTGAAAAGGACGACTCTGAAAAGGAGCACTTGAAACCTGAAGCTGACAAAGAAGAGGAATCTCATGACGATGTTCAGATGACTACCGTTGCCTCGGAAGCCAGTGCTGACGACTCGCACAAAGAACAACCGGCCACCTCTGAAGCGGATCAACCAGAAGTGGATGATGAACTTCCTTCGACCACATTCGAAACCCCAGTCAGAACGGGAGCTGAAGAGTCTGCGGACGATATGGCACCAGCTGAAGAGAAGCCAGCCGAAGAGAAGCCATTTGACAAGAAGCCATTCGACGAGGACGTTTATGAGGATGTGAGCACAGTTGCGGCACCGATGGCAACGCATGATGAATCAGGAAAACCCGAAGCAGATTCTCACGACGACGAACCTACCGCGCAAGAACCTTCAAGCACTGCAGCACCAGTTACTACTGCACCGACGGCTGACGAAGCTGTCGAGCAGGAAATGGATCAAGAAGTGAAAGTACCGGCTATGGATGCTAAACCGACCGAAGAAGAGGATCTCCAGGCACCAACAACTGTTGCTGCGGCACCAGCAGAACCAGAGCGAGACCAGGTGACGGATGGCGAGAAACCACTTCCGGCAGAAGACGAACAGGCGGGTGATCAGGTGACGACAAGTGCTCCGGAAAGCGACGACGAAAAGTTGCAGCAGCCAGTGAGCACTGACGCACCACATGTTGCTCAGGATCCTAGCAAGGACACAGCTACGTCCGAAGAAGAACAGGATGATGTAGAGCAGCCACAGACAGATGACCTGAATGCCGATGATGACTCGTCGGAGGAAGACGACTCTCCGGCCGTCCAGTTCACGACCACAGTGCCACAGAAGGCTGTCACGGTAGAGGACATCGCTGGCTCGACACCGAAGGATATGACTGCCGAGGAAGCAACACCGAAACCAGAGGTGTACACCACACAGGCACCAGCATCGGACTCGCAGGTAACTGAACAGCACACCACTGTGCGTCAGAAAGACGAAGCTGTTACAACCGAGGCATCAGCACCCTCAAGTACGGGTGCGGTACATCTGCAGCCGGAAGATAAGGTTGGCACAACGAGCGCACCGGTATCGACACAGGGTGTAGAACAGGAGCATTCGGAAGCTCCGGAGCTTTCCAGCACATCTACGGCCTCTACCACGTCCAAGACCACCGTGCAGGATGAGGAGGAACCAGCACGTGAGACGGCAAAGCCCACGGCAGCACCGGCACAACCGGACGAACAATCGCAGACCACGGTCGCACCGGTTGTT CTGGACGATAAACAGGACGAGAAATTAGACGAGAAGCTGGACGACAAACAGGACGACAAGTCGACCGAGAAGCCTGTAATTCCAGCTGCCGCTGACGACGACCTGCTGCAGAAGCCGCAGGGTGCACACCACGAGGACTCCGAGGACGAAAGTGAACCGCAGACAGCCGTCAAGCCGACCTTCCCCGACGATGCCACATCGGACGGTGAGGATGACGATCAGCAGAAGGTCCAGGAACCAGTGAGCGTAAGTGACGAGACTGGTGTCTCAGCGAAGCCTGATCAGCAGCCATCACCTCAACCGGAGACGGTAGGACCTTCGTACGGAGCACCAGGACAGCACTACGATAGCGGTTACGGTCATATGCCACCACACTACCCACCATCCTCGTACGAGGACGACTACGGCGAAGAGGAAGACCCTGCCGCGTTTGGACCTGGCACCTGCCGGTACGGTGGCAAGCTGTACGTGTCGGCGCAGCAGATCCCGCGCGACGATCCGTGCGatttctgcttctgcttccgCAGCGACATCATCTGCCTGCAGCAGTCCTGCCCGCCACCGATCAGCGGTTGTAACGAGGAGCCAATCTCCGGCTTCTGCTGCCCGCGGTACGAGTGCCCGGTCTCGATGGCGACGGTGTTGAACGTGACGACGAGCACGACCACGACGACAACTACGCTACCGCCGCACTTCCTGTCACACGCGTACAAGGGTCATGTGCAGAAGCGTGGCTGTCAGATTCAGGGCAAGGCGTACAACGTCGGTGAAGCGGTGGCCTCTGCCTCCGGACCTTGCATGCGATGCAC ATGTGGCGGAGATGGTCAGATGCAGTGTGAGCCGAAGGCGTGCAGTCCGGAACCGATGCTGCAGCAGATGATTGCCGTGGCGGCGTCCCGACGAAGATGA
- the LOC128729336 gene encoding coiled-coil-helix-coiled-coil-helix domain-containing protein 10, mitochondrial, with translation MPRRGRSASPPPAARRAPMAAAPAPAPVQKQPVVQHAAPSAVAPPMAAPSQGPGLMAQMAATAGGVAIGSAVGHTVGHALTGMFSGSDSKEAAPVAAAPQQYAPAPAPAGETGACAWEMKQFLSCAQNQSDLTLCEGFNEALRQCKMQHHM, from the exons ATGCCACGACGAGGACGTTCCGCATCTCCGCCACCAGCTGCCCGCAG GGCCCCAATGGCGGCTGCACCCGCTCCAGCCCCAGTCCAGAAGCAACCCGTCGTCCAGCACGCCGCCCCATCCGCCGTCGCCCCACCGATGGCTGCCCCGTCCCAGGGCCCTGGTCTGATGGCGCAGATGGCCGCAACAGCCGGTGGAGTTGCTATTGGCTCGGCAGTG GGCCACACGGTCGGACACGCGCTCACGGGAATGTTCAGCGGCTCCGACTCGAAGGAAGCGGCTCCGGTGGCGGCAGCCCCGCAGCAGTACGCTCCCGCTCCGGCCCCGGCCGGTGAGACGGGTGCGTGTGCCTGGGAAATGAAGCAGTTCCTGTCCTGCGCCCAAAACCAATCCGACCTGACGCTCTGCGAAGGCTTTAACGAGGCACTGCGCCAGTGCAAGATGCAGCACCACATGTAG